One Gammaproteobacteria bacterium genomic region harbors:
- a CDS encoding fumarylacetoacetate hydrolase family protein, translated as MKLGSLKQGRDGELIVVSKDLVKGVSAKDIAPTMQAALEDWATLSPQLQDLYDALNEGDLPQAFDLDMAKLAAPLPRAYEFNDGSAYLPHVERVRKARGAEVPETFYTDPLMYQAVSAGFYGPRDAVKVPSEEYGIDLEAEIVVVTGDVPMAATPEEAGKEILLIGLVNDVSLRNLIPGELAKGFGFLQSKPRSALSPVFVTPDELGDKWQDYKLHRPLRSWINDEWFGEPEAGVDMQFNFAQLVAHAAKTRPLSAGAIIGSGTIANEDTSKGASCLAEIRMLEIIANGKPETGFLKFGDQVKIDMWDDDGKSIFGSIEQSIEKA; from the coding sequence ATGAAACTCGGAAGTCTCAAGCAAGGTCGCGATGGCGAGCTGATCGTTGTCAGCAAGGATCTGGTCAAGGGCGTCAGCGCCAAGGACATCGCGCCGACGATGCAGGCTGCGCTGGAAGACTGGGCGACGCTGTCGCCGCAGTTGCAGGACCTGTATGACGCGTTGAACGAGGGTGACTTGCCACAGGCCTTCGACCTGGACATGGCGAAGCTGGCCGCACCGCTGCCGCGTGCCTACGAGTTCAATGACGGCTCGGCCTACCTGCCGCACGTCGAACGCGTGCGCAAGGCGCGTGGCGCTGAGGTCCCGGAAACCTTCTACACCGATCCGCTGATGTACCAGGCCGTGTCTGCTGGCTTCTATGGCCCGCGCGATGCGGTGAAGGTGCCGAGCGAGGAATATGGCATCGATCTGGAAGCCGAGATCGTGGTTGTCACGGGTGATGTGCCGATGGCGGCGACGCCAGAGGAGGCCGGCAAGGAGATTCTTCTCATCGGTCTGGTGAACGACGTTTCGCTGCGCAACCTGATTCCGGGTGAACTGGCCAAGGGATTCGGCTTCCTGCAGTCGAAGCCGCGCTCGGCGCTGTCGCCGGTCTTCGTCACCCCGGACGAGCTTGGTGACAAGTGGCAGGACTACAAGCTGCATCGTCCGCTGCGTTCCTGGATCAATGACGAATGGTTCGGCGAGCCGGAGGCCGGCGTCGACATGCAGTTCAATTTTGCCCAGCTGGTTGCGCATGCGGCCAAGACGCGCCCGCTGAGCGCAGGTGCCATCATCGGTTCCGGCACCATTGCCAACGAAGACACCTCCAAGGGTGCTTCCTGCCTGGCAGAAATTCGCATGCTGGAAATCATTGCCAACGGCAAGCCCGAGACCGGCTTCCTGAAGTTCGGCGACCAGGTGAAGATCGACATGTGGGATGACGACGGCAAGTCGATTTTCGGCAGCATCGAGCAGTCCATCGAGAAGGCCTGA
- the maiA gene encoding maleylacetoacetate isomerase has protein sequence MSLELHTYWRSSAAYRVRIALNIKQLEADHKFVHLVKDGGQQHKPSYLKLNPQGRVPTLVHNGMPFTQSIAIIEYLDELHPNPALLPEDMKDRAWVRSLSSMIACDVHPLNNLGVLDYLKTEFGADEAAVKRWYQHWIVEGFSALEKRLAADARPGSFCYGDHVTMADLFLVPQVYNAERFDVDMSQFEMISAIAANCRTLDAFIKAAPEHQADAS, from the coding sequence ATGTCACTGGAACTTCATACCTACTGGCGCAGCTCTGCAGCCTATCGTGTTCGCATCGCACTGAACATCAAGCAGCTGGAGGCCGACCACAAATTCGTGCACCTGGTGAAGGATGGTGGCCAGCAGCACAAGCCGAGCTACCTGAAGCTGAATCCGCAGGGCAGGGTGCCGACGTTGGTGCACAACGGCATGCCGTTCACGCAGTCCATCGCAATCATCGAGTATCTCGACGAGCTGCATCCGAACCCTGCCTTGTTGCCCGAGGATATGAAAGACCGGGCCTGGGTGCGCTCGTTGTCGAGCATGATTGCCTGTGATGTTCATCCGTTGAACAACCTAGGCGTTCTCGATTACCTCAAGACCGAGTTCGGTGCCGACGAAGCCGCGGTCAAGCGCTGGTACCAGCACTGGATCGTCGAGGGTTTCTCGGCGCTGGAGAAGAGGCTGGCAGCGGACGCTCGTCCCGGCAGCTTCTGCTACGGCGATCACGTGACCATGGCTGACCTCTTCCTCGTTCCGCAGGTCTACAATGCCGAGCGATTCGATGTCGACATGAGCCAGTTCGAAATGATTTCGGCCATCGCGGCAAACTGCAGGACCCTGGATGCCTTCATCAAGGCAGCGCCCGAGCACCAGGCTGACGCCAGCTGA